The genomic DNA ATGGACGCGGTCATGCTGGGTCTGTGTCGCTCTGGATCGTCGCGGTCGCGCGGCCGGCCCCGGGGCGGGACGGCGCGCGCTCACCATGATCAGGAGGCATTAACGAAAGCCCCAACCGGCCCTGGCACGGGGCCGGCCGATCGCCGGCGCGGCGGCGGAGGGCCGGTTCGGAAATGTTCACGGATCTGTGGCCTTGTGTCCGGCGGCCGCCGACGTCCCGCGGCCGTTTCGACGCGGATCCGGGCCGGCCCGGCGCCGCCCCGTCCGCTCGGGAATCGACGCGAACCTGGTTCTACACGCCGCGACCGCCCGACTCACCCAGCCCGCGCAGCCCGAAAGTCCGCCGTGCCATGAATCCGTACCTGATCCTCGGGCTCGCCATCGGCGCGGAGGTGACCGCCACCCTGGCGCTCAAGGCCGCCGAGGGCCTCACCCGCCCCGGGCCGACGGTGATCGTGGCCCTCGGATACGGCACCGCCCTGTGGCTGATGTCGACCAGCATGGACATGCTGCCGATCGGTGTCGTCTACGCGATCTGGTCGGGGATCGGCATGATCGGCGCGGCGGTCGGCGGCGCGTGGCTGTACGGTGAGGCGATCAACCCGACGATGCTGGTGGGCATCGGGGTGATCGCCGTGGGCGTGACCATCCTGGCCGCCGGCCAGGGCCAGCACTGAGGCTCCGGGCCGGTCCCGAAACGGGACACTCTCGCCACATCCTCGCCGCGAACGTGCCGTCAAGCTTGGCCTTCGTCCGGTCGGAGCGGAACACCGCCCGGCGGGTCAGGCTGGAGGAGCACGGAGCGCGGATGCATGCAGGGTAGCGAGAGGACGAAGGTCGGTCCTGCACTGATCGTTCTGGCGGCGGCCGGGGGCCTGGGGGCCTGCAACACCGCCTCGCCGGTGCTCACGACGGGATCGATCCCCGACCGCAAGCCGCCGATGGTCGTCAGCGACGCCGAGCGCGATTGTCTTGGCCGCGCCATGTACTTCGAGTCGAACCGGAGCGACAGCGACGGGCTGGTCGCCGTCGGCACGGTGGTCATGAACCGGCTCGAGAACGCGATCTTCCCGGGCGGCATCTGCGCGGTGGTCGGGCAGCCGGGACAGTTCGCGCCGGGCGTCCTCACCAAGCCGATGCAGGAGAAGGATCTCCAGAAGGTCGCCGACGCCGCCGACGCCGTCCTGGCCGGCGAGCGGCACCCGAAGGTCGGGAAGGCGATGTTCTTCCACACCGCGGGCCACCACTTCCCCTACACGAACATGCACTACGTGGCCGTCGCCGGCGGCAACGCCTTCTACGAGAAGCGCGACAGGCGGACGGCCAAGCTGGAGAAGCAGGACAAGCCCGCGCAGCAGGACAAGCCGGCCACGCCCGCCCTTCCCGCGACCGCCCTGACCTTCGCGGCCGTACCCGCGCCGCCGGCCGCGAGCCCTTGATCGCGGCGGCCCGCGTCGCTCGCCGCGTCGCGGGATCCCGGCGGCGAGCGCCGGTCAGCCGGCCGCGGCATCCTCGGCGCGGCCGGCCCGCAGGGTTCGGGCCTCCTGCCGGGCGGTGGCCAGCACCCGCTGCCGGCTCACCGGCTCCCGCAGCGCAGCCCACAGACGGAGCAGCTCCAGCGTCGGCAGCGCGTCGCATTCCGGGGACGCGTCCCCGGATGCGTCCCCGGATGCGTCCCCGCACCCGGTGAAGAAGATCTCGACCGGGCGCCCCAGGGCCTCGGCCAGTCTCCCCAGCAGCGCGTCGGCCTGGACGGTCGGGATCATGGAGAATCCTGTTTCTGCGCGGACGGTCGAACCGGATCCTTACCTTTAAGTTGTATGCTCGGCATTCAACTAGGTTACTGCACCGCCATGTCCGACGACGACGGTTTTGACCGCATGGTGGAGGCGACCATCCTGGCCCATCAACTCGTGGCCGCGCACGGCACGGCGACGATGAAGCTCCTGTCCCGGTTGCTGCTCATGGACATCGGTACGGAGATCGCGGCGCGGCGCGACGCCGACCCGGCCGCCAACGACAATCCGGACGTCCGGGAGGATTAGAACCCGCTTCGCCGGCGTTCCGGTGGGACCGGGTCCCGACGGTTGAACCGGCCTGATCCGTAATCCTTCGGGCGGTGCAATGGAGCGGGCGGCAAATCTGTTGATCGGCCCATCGATCCGATCCGGCGGCATTTACAACGATGGATAACGGCCTAGCTTCTGGGTAGAAACTACCCACGAATCACGGATCCATCGCCGATGATCGCCAAACGGGTAGCACTCGCTGGTGCGCTCCTCCTGCTGAGCATCACGCCCTCGGTCTCCCAGCTGCGCCGTCCGATGACGTGTACGGTGGAGGCGTCGACCGGTCTCGATGCCGCCGCACCCGAAGGGGCGACACCGCAGCCCCACAAGGCCCGGACATTCTCGCTGGTCTCCAGCGGCGGCCTGCTGACCGTGATCTCGGCCGGACGTTCCGACTACTACGAGTGCCAGACGGCCTCGCCGCGGCTGAACGAGCGCACCCCGCGCAACGCGATCAAGTGTCAGAACGGCGTCTACTTCCTGCTGATCGATCTCAACAAGATGAACTTCGTCGAGGCGCAGCTCAATCCCGAGGACCGCAACGACGTCAAGGTCAGTTACGGGAATTGCCGGACCCTGTAGGGGCGTCGCCGGCGACCTAGTCCATGTGGATCAGGACGTAGGCGGCGGCGGCAACGGCCGTGAGGGTGAGGACGACCAGCAGCGCCGTTTTCCCGGGCGGTCCCTCCGGTGGGTCTGAGGCGTCGGACATGCGGCTCCTCCAGGCCGGTCAGCGGACGGGGACGGCCGTCCCCGTCCGCTGACCGGCCGGTGACGGGGCCTGTGCCGAAAGGCCCCGGTCCTCCGGTTGGTTCCCTGGCCCCGCCCCGGTCCGCATTCTGCGCCCGGCCTGGACGATCACCGGCAGAAATGCGCCGCGGCCGGCGTCCACTGGCCGAAACCCGTCGCGACCATGTTCGCCACGACCCGGCAGATGTAGATCTTCTGCGCCGCGTTGTTGTGCGGGCCGGCATGATAGCGCGCCACGGCCATCGTCCAGCTGCCCTCCCGCTGCTTCAGATCCCGGAGGAATTGCGTCGCGTAGTCCACGTTCGCGCGCGGGTCGATCATGGCCTCGACCGAGGCGAACTTGCCGCCGTGATAGTGGTGGTTGATCTGCATGCAGCCGAGATCGATCAGGCGCGCGCCCCGGCGGCGCGCCGCGGTGAAGTGGGCGAGCACGTCCTGGGGCCCGGTCGCGAAATAGGCCGCCCCTTCGATGTTCATGGCGTAGGGCTGGAGGGAGCCGCGCTTGCCGGTCTCCGTGAGGCCGACAGCGTAGAGCACGCCGAGGGGCACGCCGTAACGGGCCGAGGCACGGCCCATCTCGGCCTCGCACACGTTCCCGGCGACCGGGGCGGCGCTACAGATAAACGCCGCCGTCGCGAGGACGTACCGTCTCATCCGTCCGCTCCCCGTCGCGTCTGCTGATCGCCGGCCGCTGCTCCGCCCGCTGCCGCTCTGCCTGCCGCTGCCCGTCCTCGCCGTGGCCCGGCCGGGCACCGCCGTCGGTGAAGGCGGGTTGGCCCTGTGACGACGATCCGCCTGCGGAAGACCCGGCATCGGTCGGGCGAACCGGCCCGACGGTGATCTCGGCCCGGTAATGGGCCTGCTTGAGCAGTTCGGCGAGGATCGCCGAATCCCGATGCAGCATCGCCGCCGTCTCGGGACGCGAGGCGCGCAGATGGGTCTCGAGCTGACCGTCGGTGAGCCGCAATTCCACCGTGACGATCCCGAGGTTCTCCGGCCGAAGCTGGATCTTGAGAACCCGCAGCGGCCCGTCCGGAGCCGCGGGGATCGCCGGATCGGCGCTGACGCGGCCCTCCGGCCCGGCCGCGGCCGCGCGCTCGATCTCCTCCTTGATGGCCGCCGCGATCGTGGGCAGGGCGGCGGCGGGTTGGCCCGGATCGGACCCGGACCCGTTGCCCGCGCCCTGGACGGGGCCGCTCGGTGGCCCCTGGCGGCCGGTCGAGGCGAGGAGAATCCCGGCGATGCCGGAGCGGGGACGGTTGTCCTCGCGCGCCGCGGGGTCCCCCGGCCCATCGATCCCCGTCGCGGCGGTGCGGGTCACCGCATCGCCGCGACGGGGATCGGGATCGGCCTTGAGGGCCGCGATCGCCTTCGGCGCCGCGGCGGCGACCTTGTCGGCCAGCGCGATCCGCGCCGTCCGGGGCGCGGCGGCGGCCGGCTCCGCCGATCCGGGGCGGCCGGGGTGAAGCTGCGCGTCCGCCGCGGCCGGTAACGGGACCGTTGCCGGGGCCGGGGCCGCGGGGGCGCGCCGGACGGCACCGGGGAGGACGGGCCTGAAGTGAACCGCCCGGTCGAGCACCTCGACCTTCGGGGGGCTGCCCTGGAGGAGGCTGCCCGGGCCGGCCGCCTGGCCGTTCCCCACCCGGGTGAACTCCGGGACCGCGTCGGGGTCCGCGGGAGATGCGGCGGATGGGGCCGGTCCCGGGGCATCGGTCCCAGGTCCCGGGGGAGCGTCCGGAGCGGTCGACAGGACGGCGGTGCTCAGGATCTCGGCGAGCACCGCGGCGGCGGTGCCGGGATCGACCGGAGGCTGCGGCGTCCCGGGTGATGCCCCTGCCTCGGCCCTCGAGTCCTCCCCGGTCGCGCCGTCCGGTTCGCCCGCCTCGCCCGGCTCGCCCGCGTCGGTCTCGGCGCGGGACCCGGTCGCACGCCCCGAGGCGGCGCGCATTACCAGATCGAAGGCGCTCTGCGTCCCCGGATCCGGGAGGGTCTGAAGGGCGCCCGCCGGATACGGGGACGGTGCGACGTCCCGGTCGGGTCTGGGAGCGGGTTTCTGGACCGCGGCGGAGATCGTGTTCACGGGGTCGCCTTGCTGAGCATCAGATCGATCCGGTCGATCGTGGCCTGCGCCTTCGGGATCAGGCTCGCGGGCCCGTCGGCGGGATCCCGCGCGGCCCGCGCCGGCTTCGAAAGGCTGTCGGCCTCCGGCAAGCCGGACCGGCCGGCGAGCCCGCGTCCGATCGCCCCGGCCGTCGACAGGGCCGTCTCGAGGAGGAGCTGGTCGCGGGCCGTGAGCTTGGCCCTGTCCAGGGACCGCAGCGTTCGCAGACCGGACTGGAACGTCGCCAGATTCACGATCTCGGCGGCCGCCCGGTAGAGCTGGCCCTGGGTCGCCTCCGCGCTTCCGGGGGCGCAGAGTGCGAGAGCCTTCTCGCTGGCGCGAAGCGCCGCGGCCGTCTTGCCGGCCTGGATCGCCGTCTGGGCGACCAGGAGATACAGGTCGCGCCGGCTCTCGGGCCGGAGTTCGCTCAGGATCCTGTTGAGGGTCCCGAAGCGCCCCTCGTCGTGGCCGATATCGAACTGCGTCAACTGATAGGCCAGTCGCTGCCGGAAATTGCCCGCGTAGACCGAGTGCGGGAAGCGGCGCAGGTACTGGATCGCCAGCGCCTCGAACGTCTTCAGGTCGCCGATCTGACCGAGGGTGAAGATCTCGCGGCGCAGGGCGCCCTCCTCGGCCAGGGTTCCCGGCAGCAGCACCCGGACGCGATCGAGCAGGCCGATCGCCCGGGCCGGCTGGTCGGTCACGGCGAGCGACGCCTGCGTCAGGCCGACGGCGCCCGCCAGCGTCGGCGGCAGATCCGTCGTGTCGACATCCTGGAGCAGGCGCCTCGCCTCGGCCTCCCGTCCCTCGAGATAGGCGAGCGCGCCGCGCGCGAGCGTCGCTTCGGGCTCACCGAGGCCGTCCCGCGCCGTCAGCCGTCGCAGGACCGCCGGACCGCCGCCGCTCAGGGCGAACGTGATCGCGGACCGGAGATTGTTCCGGCGGCCCCAGATCTCGGGCGGGGCGGCCAGAAGATCCGCGTTGATGCGGGCGATCAGGAGCGGCTGGCTCTCGTGGGCGGCCAGGGAGCCGGCGGCGACCCGGTCCTGCAGCAACTGGAGCGTCCGCACCCACTGCACCGGATCGCCGGTCAGCGCCCGCGGCTCTGCGGCCGGGCCGGCCGGGGGGCCGGGCTCCGGCTCCGCGGCGACGGGGCCGGCTGACCCCGCGATGAGCAGGCCGAGTGCGGCCGCGACGATCCGGCCGATCCGGGAAACGCTCATCCTGGAGATCCCTGCAGGAGGATCTCGATCCGGCGGTTCTCCGGAGCCTTCGGATCCGCGGCGTTGCGCGGCATCCGGTCCGCGGCGCCCTCGACGCGCCAGATCCGCGCTTCGTCGATCCCGGCCCGGGTGAGCATGTACGACGCCATGTGGGCGCGCGCGGTGGAGAGGCGCCAATTGTCGTAGACCTCCGAGCGGAAGGGGCGGCTGTCGGTATGGCCGCGGACGACGATCCGGCCCGGTCGCGCGGCGAGGGCCTTGGCGAGGCGCTCCATCGCGCGGACCGTCTCCGGCCGGGGTTCGGCCGAGCCCACCGCGAACATGCTGAAGTTGAGATCGTCCGTGACGTTGATCAGGAGCCCCTCCGGCGTCCCCTGCACCTCGACGCGGGGGCCGGACGTGCCGGGCGCCGGGGGCG from Methylobacterium radiotolerans JCM 2831 includes the following:
- a CDS encoding cell wall hydrolase — encoded protein: MQGSERTKVGPALIVLAAAGGLGACNTASPVLTTGSIPDRKPPMVVSDAERDCLGRAMYFESNRSDSDGLVAVGTVVMNRLENAIFPGGICAVVGQPGQFAPGVLTKPMQEKDLQKVADAADAVLAGERHPKVGKAMFFHTAGHHFPYTNMHYVAVAGGNAFYEKRDRRTAKLEKQDKPAQQDKPATPALPATALTFAAVPAPPAASP
- a CDS encoding DMT family transporter codes for the protein MNPYLILGLAIGAEVTATLALKAAEGLTRPGPTVIVALGYGTALWLMSTSMDMLPIGVVYAIWSGIGMIGAAVGGAWLYGEAINPTMLVGIGVIAVGVTILAAGQGQH
- a CDS encoding flagellar hook-length control protein FliK, encoding MNTISAAVQKPAPRPDRDVAPSPYPAGALQTLPDPGTQSAFDLVMRAASGRATGSRAETDAGEPGEAGEPDGATGEDSRAEAGASPGTPQPPVDPGTAAAVLAEILSTAVLSTAPDAPPGPGTDAPGPAPSAASPADPDAVPEFTRVGNGQAAGPGSLLQGSPPKVEVLDRAVHFRPVLPGAVRRAPAAPAPATVPLPAAADAQLHPGRPGSAEPAAAAPRTARIALADKVAAAAPKAIAALKADPDPRRGDAVTRTAATGIDGPGDPAAREDNRPRSGIAGILLASTGRQGPPSGPVQGAGNGSGSDPGQPAAALPTIAAAIKEEIERAAAAGPEGRVSADPAIPAAPDGPLRVLKIQLRPENLGIVTVELRLTDGQLETHLRASRPETAAMLHRDSAILAELLKQAHYRAEITVGPVRPTDAGSSAGGSSSQGQPAFTDGGARPGHGEDGQRQAERQRAEQRPAISRRDGERTDETVRPRDGGVYL
- a CDS encoding chemotaxis protein gives rise to the protein MSVSRIGRIVAAALGLLIAGSAGPVAAEPEPGPPAGPAAEPRALTGDPVQWVRTLQLLQDRVAAGSLAAHESQPLLIARINADLLAAPPEIWGRRNNLRSAITFALSGGGPAVLRRLTARDGLGEPEATLARGALAYLEGREAEARRLLQDVDTTDLPPTLAGAVGLTQASLAVTDQPARAIGLLDRVRVLLPGTLAEEGALRREIFTLGQIGDLKTFEALAIQYLRRFPHSVYAGNFRQRLAYQLTQFDIGHDEGRFGTLNRILSELRPESRRDLYLLVAQTAIQAGKTAAALRASEKALALCAPGSAEATQGQLYRAAAEIVNLATFQSGLRTLRSLDRAKLTARDQLLLETALSTAGAIGRGLAGRSGLPEADSLSKPARAARDPADGPASLIPKAQATIDRIDLMLSKATP
- a CDS encoding transglycosylase SLT domain-containing protein, with the translated sequence MRRYVLATAAFICSAAPVAGNVCEAEMGRASARYGVPLGVLYAVGLTETGKRGSLQPYAMNIEGAAYFATGPQDVLAHFTAARRRGARLIDLGCMQINHHYHGGKFASVEAMIDPRANVDYATQFLRDLKQREGSWTMAVARYHAGPHNNAAQKIYICRVVANMVATGFGQWTPAAAHFCR